A genome region from Flavobacterium sp. includes the following:
- a CDS encoding GH3 auxin-responsive promoter family protein: MSIKSIAAKIFARKIYNQTQAWSKKPVETQLEVFKNLIQSAKETEFGKDHNFASIKTFEDFQKNVPVRDYEDLKAYIEKVKIGEENILWKGKPLYFAKTSGTTSGAKYIPLTKESMPTHVNAARNAILHYINETGNADFVDGKMIFLQGSPILTEKHGIKFGRLSGIVAHFVPKYLQRNRMPSWETNCIDDWEMKVNTIVNETIKEDMSVISGIPSWVQMYFERLQEKSGGKKISEIFKNFNLFIYGGVNYEPYRAKFEQMIGKKVDSIELFPASEGFFAYQDSQKEKGMLLLLNSGIFYEFIKADEFFTENPKRYTIGEVELGVNYALIVSTNAGLWGYNIGDTIQFTSLAPYRVIVSGRIKHYISAFGEHVIANEVENAMKEATAGTDIVINEFTVAPQITPSNGLPYHEWLIEFEKEPENIEIFAEAIDNSMRKQNIYYDDLIIGNVLRKVVISKVSKNGFQEYMKSQGKLGGQNKIPRLSNDRKIADNLK; the protein is encoded by the coding sequence ATGTCAATTAAATCGATAGCAGCAAAAATATTTGCCCGCAAAATATACAATCAAACACAGGCTTGGTCAAAAAAACCGGTTGAAACACAATTAGAAGTTTTTAAAAATCTGATTCAAAGTGCCAAAGAAACTGAGTTTGGAAAAGACCATAATTTTGCTTCAATAAAAACATTTGAAGATTTTCAGAAAAACGTTCCTGTTCGCGATTACGAAGATTTAAAAGCGTATATCGAAAAGGTTAAAATTGGCGAAGAAAACATTTTGTGGAAAGGTAAACCACTATACTTTGCCAAAACTTCGGGAACAACATCCGGTGCAAAATATATTCCGCTTACAAAAGAATCAATGCCAACGCATGTAAATGCCGCTCGCAATGCAATTCTGCATTATATAAACGAAACGGGAAATGCTGATTTTGTAGATGGAAAAATGATATTCCTGCAGGGAAGTCCAATTTTAACTGAAAAACACGGAATTAAATTTGGAAGACTTTCTGGAATTGTAGCGCATTTTGTTCCGAAATATTTACAAAGAAACAGAATGCCATCCTGGGAAACCAACTGTATCGATGATTGGGAAATGAAAGTAAATACAATTGTTAATGAAACAATAAAAGAAGATATGTCGGTTATCTCAGGAATTCCGTCCTGGGTTCAAATGTATTTTGAGCGTTTACAGGAAAAAAGCGGAGGGAAAAAGATAAGCGAGATCTTTAAAAACTTTAATTTGTTTATTTACGGAGGTGTAAATTATGAACCTTATCGTGCCAAGTTTGAACAAATGATTGGTAAAAAAGTCGACAGTATTGAGTTGTTTCCAGCTTCTGAAGGATTTTTTGCTTATCAGGATTCTCAAAAAGAAAAAGGAATGCTTTTGTTGTTGAATTCCGGAATTTTCTACGAATTCATTAAAGCAGATGAATTTTTTACAGAAAACCCAAAACGTTATACAATTGGTGAAGTAGAATTGGGCGTAAATTATGCTTTAATAGTTTCTACAAATGCAGGACTTTGGGGTTATAATATTGGCGATACTATTCAATTTACATCTTTGGCTCCGTATCGCGTTATAGTTTCAGGACGTATCAAACATTATATTTCTGCTTTTGGAGAACACGTAATTGCGAATGAAGTCGAAAACGCCATGAAAGAAGCAACTGCCGGAACCGATATTGTGATAAACGAATTTACGGTTGCGCCGCAGATAACGCCATCAAATGGTTTGCCATATCACGAATGGTTAATAGAATTTGAAAAAGAACCGGAAAACATCGAAATTTTTGCGGAAGCGATAGACAATTCGATGCGAAAACAAAATATTTATTACGACGATTTGATCATCGGAAATGTTTTGCGAAAGGTTGTCATTAGCAAAGTTTCAAAAAATGGATTTCAGGAATATATGAAATCACAAGGAAAATTGGGCGGACAGAATAAAATTCCGAGATTGTCGAATGACAGAAAGATTGCGGATAATTTAAAGTAG
- a CDS encoding transposase, whose amino-acid sequence MNKEKFQNKYRISSIRAQWWDYGWNGAYFITICTQDRKHYFGEIQNNKMVLSEVGIIADLLWYQIPIHHKNVELGDFVVMPNHIHGILIIDNVQTGHALSQLSQHVLSPRFQNIGKNTISSIVGSYKSAVTKHANRLGYQHQWQKLFYDNIIRSNNDYQRISDYIVSNPENWAKDKFKKEDKSK is encoded by the coding sequence ATGAATAAAGAAAAATTTCAAAATAAATATCGCATTTCTTCAATAAGAGCGCAATGGTGGGATTATGGTTGGAACGGAGCCTATTTTATAACAATTTGTACACAAGACAGAAAACATTATTTTGGAGAAATTCAAAATAATAAAATGGTTTTGTCAGAGGTCGGCATTATTGCGGATCTATTGTGGTATCAAATTCCCATCCATCATAAAAACGTTGAATTGGGTGATTTTGTGGTCATGCCAAATCATATTCACGGGATTTTGATTATTGATAACGTACAGACAGGGCATGCCCTGTCTCAACTGTCTCAACACGTCCTGTCTCCACGGTTCCAAAATATTGGAAAAAACACCATTTCGTCAATTGTTGGATCCTATAAATCTGCCGTAACCAAACATGCCAACAGATTAGGATATCAACATCAATGGCAAAAATTATTTTACGACAATATCATTAGAAGCAATAATGACTATCAAAGAATTTCTGATTATATTGTTTCAAATCCGGAAAATTGGGCAAAGGATAAATTTAAAAAAGAAGATAAATCAAAATAA
- a CDS encoding MATE family efflux transporter, with protein MKPNKIVERISKNSFLKQSLSTLFLRIFGVLLLFGFTVFLTKNYSPKLVGQYDFVRSFLLAAGSICMLGFDQSILYFKGFLVSKNAVEQLKKVYAKMVFMLFTASISSLIIILCIDEKGINHYFLDDEVYYILLKGTATLFFYGLSLFNTEVFRALDKLYIAELFRNILKYIPLIIGSILLFYWHKETYLVDVFLVGFVILALLSTIFVLIYFKKTEEIKTAEIFTKKEIFTKSYPIAISGMALFLLMCFDIMFLKKYRNDETVAFYSVGVKIMTIVSVIILTVNITVSAKIAELFSSHNIAELRKVVRNSARLIFCITAPVIALISIFSEYVLSFFGHQYIAAQQAFLILIIGQGICSIFGSAPVYLNMTGRQHIFQIILIAAVIINFLLNRFLIPIYGMNGAAIAYFSSSFFWNFVSAVVIYRKDKIRIFLN; from the coding sequence TTGAAACCGAATAAAATAGTTGAAAGAATATCTAAAAATTCATTCCTGAAACAAAGTTTAAGTACTTTGTTTTTGAGGATATTTGGAGTTCTTTTATTGTTTGGTTTCACCGTTTTTTTAACAAAAAACTACAGTCCGAAATTAGTAGGACAATACGATTTTGTACGTTCCTTTTTACTGGCCGCCGGAAGTATCTGCATGCTGGGTTTTGATCAGTCTATTTTATATTTCAAAGGTTTTTTGGTAAGTAAAAATGCAGTCGAGCAGCTTAAAAAAGTATATGCAAAAATGGTATTTATGCTTTTTACAGCTTCAATATCATCCTTAATAATCATTTTATGTATTGATGAAAAAGGAATAAACCATTATTTTTTAGATGATGAGGTTTATTACATACTTTTAAAAGGAACGGCAACATTATTTTTTTATGGATTATCGCTTTTTAACACCGAGGTTTTCAGAGCATTAGATAAATTATATATTGCCGAATTATTTCGAAATATCTTAAAATATATTCCGCTCATAATAGGTTCAATCCTTTTATTTTATTGGCATAAAGAAACCTATTTAGTCGATGTGTTTTTAGTTGGCTTTGTGATTTTGGCACTATTAAGCACCATTTTTGTTTTAATATATTTTAAAAAAACAGAAGAAATTAAAACGGCTGAAATTTTCACTAAAAAAGAAATTTTCACAAAATCCTATCCAATTGCGATTAGCGGAATGGCCTTGTTTTTATTAATGTGTTTTGATATCATGTTTTTAAAAAAATACCGAAATGACGAAACGGTTGCTTTTTATTCTGTTGGTGTAAAAATTATGACCATAGTTTCTGTTATTATTTTAACAGTAAACATTACCGTTTCGGCAAAAATAGCCGAGTTATTTTCAAGTCATAATATTGCGGAATTAAGGAAAGTAGTAAGAAACAGCGCCCGATTAATATTCTGTATTACAGCTCCGGTAATTGCGTTGATCAGTATTTTTTCTGAATATGTTTTGTCATTTTTCGGACATCAGTATATTGCTGCTCAGCAGGCTTTTTTAATTTTAATAATTGGTCAGGGAATTTGTTCCATATTTGGTTCGGCTCCGGTTTATTTGAATATGACCGGAAGGCAGCATATTTTCCAGATTATTTTAATTGCCGCTGTTATAATTAATTTTCTTTTAAACCGATTTTTGATTCCAATTTACGGAATGAACGGAGCAGCAATTGCTTATTTTTCAAGCTCTTTCTTCTGGAATTTTGTTTCGGCAGTTGTTATTTATAGAAAAGATAAAATCAGGATTTTTTTAAATTAA
- a CDS encoding O-antigen ligase family protein, which produces MTCAASPVLLELLMFWNNDSLSKGLKAIEKSTSLIVFPLFIIGNFERVSFLKLLKTYVIATTSILLFFFIRFNLFFPELMQKYLNGIHLWEMGYQFADSIGIHAPALNMHLAFVCVCAFYFVFNTFRQHENLKTKIFWIVVFLLSFFFVLFVNTRMALGNIFAGFLIVLFLEIRAKFNLKKLFVISTALLVLLFGILYLFIQKDPYMKEKYSTVTFAYMDKVGKLDEIDHPEIKVFNSLVTRVSIWKSAWELSLKNLPFGVGASDGKPELNKYYKETNQKFLAKYEFPTHNQFLDFLLKFGVLGPLVVAFYIFTIGCLGYDLKNAIIISFFLIFFTSNLIDDFLLRFDGIAFSGFWFSVFGSYWLQQKLLSVNSN; this is translated from the coding sequence ATGACATGTGCTGCTTCTCCGGTTTTATTAGAGCTGCTTATGTTCTGGAATAATGATTCCCTTTCAAAAGGATTAAAAGCCATTGAAAAAAGTACTTCGTTAATTGTATTTCCACTTTTTATTATTGGCAATTTTGAACGTGTAAGCTTTTTAAAATTACTCAAAACGTATGTTATTGCTACAACTTCAATATTGCTTTTTTTCTTCATCAGATTTAATTTGTTTTTTCCGGAATTAATGCAGAAATACCTAAACGGAATTCATTTATGGGAAATGGGATATCAATTTGCGGATAGTATAGGAATTCATGCGCCGGCACTAAACATGCATTTGGCTTTTGTATGCGTTTGTGCTTTTTATTTTGTGTTTAATACATTTCGTCAGCACGAGAATTTGAAAACTAAAATATTTTGGATTGTCGTATTTCTGCTTTCCTTTTTCTTTGTTCTTTTCGTGAATACCAGAATGGCGTTAGGAAATATTTTTGCCGGTTTTTTAATTGTTTTGTTTTTAGAAATCAGAGCAAAATTCAATCTAAAAAAACTCTTTGTAATTTCCACAGCGCTTTTAGTTTTACTTTTTGGAATTCTTTATTTATTTATTCAGAAAGATCCTTATATGAAAGAGAAATATTCAACAGTTACTTTTGCATATATGGATAAAGTAGGGAAGCTGGACGAAATTGACCATCCTGAAATTAAAGTTTTTAATTCATTGGTTACCAGAGTTTCAATTTGGAAATCAGCTTGGGAATTATCACTTAAAAACCTTCCTTTTGGAGTTGGAGCATCTGATGGAAAACCGGAATTAAATAAATATTACAAAGAAACAAATCAGAAGTTTTTAGCCAAATATGAATTCCCAACACACAATCAGTTTCTGGACTTTTTATTAAAATTTGGAGTTCTCGGTCCTCTCGTAGTTGCGTTTTATATTTTTACAATTGGCTGTCTGGGATATGATTTAAAAAATGCGATCATCATTTCATTTTTCCTGATCTTTTTTACCTCAAATTTAATTGATGATTTTTTACTTCGATTTGATGGAATTGCCTTTAGCGGATTTTGGTTTTCTGTTTTTGGAAGTTATTGGCTACAGCAAAAATTACTCTCGGTAAATAGCAATTAG
- a CDS encoding UDP-glucuronic acid decarboxylase family protein — protein sequence MKRILITGAAGFLGSHLCDRFIKEGYFVIGMDNLITGDLKNIEHLFKLENFEFYHHDITKFVHIPGELDYILHFASPASPIDYLKIPIQTLKVGSLGTHNLLGLARVKKARILIASTSEVYGDPLVHPQTEEYYGNVNTIGPRGVYDEAKRFQESITMAYHTFHGVETRIVRIFNTYGPRMRLNDGRVIPAFIGQALRGEDLTIFGDGMQTRSFCYVDDQVEGIFRLLHSDYVYPVNIGNPDEITIKDFAEEIIKLTGTNQKVVYHPLPINDPLQRQPDTTKAKELLGWEAKVSRAEGMKITYEYFKSLSPEELAKEEHKDFSSYIK from the coding sequence ATGAAAAGAATACTTATAACCGGAGCGGCAGGATTTTTAGGATCACATTTGTGTGACAGATTTATAAAAGAAGGATATTTTGTTATCGGGATGGATAATTTGATTACCGGAGATCTTAAAAATATTGAACATTTATTCAAACTAGAAAACTTCGAATTCTATCATCATGATATTACCAAGTTTGTTCATATTCCGGGCGAGTTAGATTATATTTTACATTTTGCATCGCCGGCAAGTCCTATAGATTATTTAAAAATCCCAATTCAGACTTTAAAAGTTGGTTCGTTAGGAACACACAATTTATTAGGATTAGCGAGAGTTAAAAAAGCCAGAATTTTGATCGCATCAACTTCAGAAGTGTATGGTGATCCGCTGGTTCATCCGCAGACAGAAGAATATTACGGAAACGTAAATACAATTGGGCCTCGCGGTGTTTATGATGAAGCAAAACGTTTTCAGGAATCGATAACAATGGCATATCATACTTTTCACGGCGTAGAAACGAGAATTGTTCGTATTTTCAACACGTATGGACCAAGAATGCGATTAAACGACGGACGTGTAATTCCTGCTTTTATTGGGCAGGCACTTCGTGGAGAGGATTTAACCATTTTTGGAGATGGAATGCAAACTCGTTCTTTCTGTTATGTTGATGATCAAGTAGAAGGAATTTTTAGATTATTGCATTCAGATTATGTATATCCTGTAAACATTGGAAATCCTGATGAAATCACAATTAAAGATTTCGCAGAAGAAATTATAAAACTGACAGGAACAAACCAAAAAGTTGTTTATCATCCGCTGCCAATAAACGATCCGTTGCAGCGTCAGCCAGATACCACAAAAGCGAAAGAATTATTAGGCTGGGAAGCAAAAGTAAGCCGCGCCGAAGGAATGAAAATTACATACGAATATTTCAAATCATTATCTCCTGAAGAACTGGCAAAAGAAGAGCATAAAGATTTTTCAAGCTACATAAAATAA
- a CDS encoding type II toxin-antitoxin system RelE/ParE family toxin: MIISFGSKETEKIWNRIVVKKPSIEIQQIGRRKLRMLHNSQNLTDLRIPPSNRLEKLSGNLKDFYSIRINNQWRIIFVWENGNASNVEIIDYH, translated from the coding sequence ATGATAATCTCATTTGGGTCGAAAGAAACTGAAAAAATTTGGAATCGTATTGTTGTCAAAAAACCTTCAATTGAAATACAGCAAATTGGCAGAAGAAAACTTAGAATGCTTCATAATTCTCAAAATTTAACCGACTTAAGAATTCCACCTTCTAACCGTCTTGAAAAATTGAGTGGTAATTTAAAAGATTTTTACAGCATTCGAATCAATAATCAGTGGCGAATAATTTTTGTTTGGGAAAATGGAAATGCTTCAAATGTAGAAATTATCGATTATCATTAA
- a CDS encoding glycosyltransferase family 2 protein, with protein MNDLVSILTPTYNTEKFIRATIESVQNQTYENWEMILVDDASTDKTVSVIEEFTEKDSRIKLFKLEKNSGNGFARNAALDKASGKYIAYLDADDVWFSDKLEKQIHFLKTNNQPFTFSYYDSIDEEGNNLNRRVEAPQPLIYKQLFFCNYVGNLTAIYDAEYFGKIKLESSEKRQDWRIWLTILKQIKSAEAVPESLAFYRIRQNSISSSKFKLIKHNFGVYRNFHRYNFVFSILLMMRFLFTQLVIKPKYIKKV; from the coding sequence ATGAACGATTTAGTATCTATTTTAACACCCACATACAATACTGAAAAGTTCATTAGAGCGACTATCGAATCGGTTCAAAATCAGACTTATGAAAACTGGGAAATGATTTTGGTTGATGATGCCTCGACTGATAAAACGGTTTCTGTTATAGAAGAGTTTACTGAAAAAGATTCCAGAATAAAACTATTCAAACTAGAAAAAAATTCAGGAAATGGTTTTGCCAGAAATGCAGCTTTAGATAAAGCTTCCGGAAAATACATTGCTTATCTGGATGCCGATGACGTATGGTTTTCAGACAAATTAGAAAAGCAGATTCACTTTTTAAAAACAAATAATCAGCCTTTTACTTTTAGTTATTACGATTCTATTGATGAAGAAGGAAATAATTTAAACAGAAGAGTAGAAGCACCACAGCCATTGATTTATAAACAGTTGTTCTTTTGCAATTATGTAGGTAATCTAACAGCTATTTACGATGCTGAATATTTTGGAAAAATTAAATTAGAATCTTCCGAAAAAAGACAAGATTGGCGAATATGGCTTACGATTTTAAAACAAATAAAAAGTGCAGAAGCTGTTCCGGAGTCTTTAGCTTTTTATAGAATTAGACAAAATTCTATTTCATCTTCAAAATTCAAATTGATAAAACACAATTTTGGTGTTTACAGAAATTTTCACAGATATAATTTTGTGTTTTCTATTTTATTGATGATGAGATTTTTGTTTACTCAGTTGGTAATCAAACCAAAATATATTAAGAAAGTTTAG
- a CDS encoding HigA family addiction module antitoxin: MEKLKNIHPGEILAEEFLIPLNITPYRLSKDLKIPQTRISEIIKGNRRITADTALRLSHYFGNSAKFWMGLQDDFDIEEEESNKGQELKSIKRYDLKEAV, from the coding sequence ATGGAAAAATTAAAAAATATACATCCAGGAGAAATTTTAGCAGAAGAATTTTTAATTCCTCTAAATATTACACCTTATCGTTTATCTAAGGATTTGAAAATTCCACAGACAAGAATTTCTGAAATCATTAAAGGAAATCGAAGAATTACTGCTGATACCGCTTTGCGATTAAGTCATTATTTTGGAAATTCTGCTAAATTTTGGATGGGATTACAAGACGACTTTGATATTGAAGAAGAAGAATCAAATAAAGGTCAGGAATTAAAATCAATTAAGCGTTACGATTTAAAAGAAGCGGTTTAA
- a CDS encoding phenylacetate--CoA ligase family protein, translated as MIRLFDLSLQFNGFPIKEAKTELDKIVHFSEEEYVLFLENKKKEIVDFHLNNNSFYSDLVGNKKIENWNDLPILNKQNLQKPLEERLSKGYSKKTIYLNKTSGSSGTPFVFAKDKYSHALTWASNIMRFGWFGIDFNHSYQARFYGIPMDFIGYQKERLKDFLTHRFRFPVFDLSDEILEKFLQKFKTKKFDYINGYTSSIVLFAKFLEQKNIFLKEICPTLKACFVTSEMLFEMDKILLEKQFGIPIISEYGASELDLIAFENPQGEWQVNAETLFVEILDENNNPVPHGTEGKIVITSLFNKANPFIRYEIGDIGILDEKSTPQKPILKKLIGRTNDVAILPSGKKSPGLTFYYVTKSIIEDDGNVKEFIIKQTKIDTFEIEYVAEKELVSKQIQKIKEAIDLYLEPNLNFTFTRKSVLERTNRGKLKQFKSYLII; from the coding sequence ATGATTCGCCTTTTTGATCTTTCTCTCCAATTTAATGGCTTTCCGATAAAGGAAGCAAAAACTGAATTGGATAAAATTGTTCATTTTTCTGAAGAAGAATATGTTTTATTTCTTGAAAACAAAAAGAAAGAAATAGTTGATTTTCATTTAAATAATAATTCTTTTTACAGTGATTTAGTTGGAAATAAAAAGATTGAAAACTGGAATGATCTCCCTATTCTCAACAAACAAAATCTCCAAAAACCTCTTGAAGAAAGGCTTTCAAAAGGATATTCTAAAAAGACGATTTACCTCAACAAAACTTCCGGATCGAGCGGAACTCCTTTTGTTTTTGCAAAAGATAAATATTCGCATGCTTTAACCTGGGCATCTAATATTATGCGTTTTGGCTGGTTTGGTATTGATTTTAATCATTCGTATCAAGCTCGTTTTTACGGAATTCCGATGGATTTTATCGGCTATCAGAAAGAACGTTTGAAAGATTTCCTTACGCATCGTTTTCGTTTTCCTGTTTTTGATTTATCCGATGAAATTCTGGAAAAATTTCTACAGAAATTCAAAACTAAAAAATTCGATTACATCAACGGTTATACAAGTTCGATTGTTTTGTTTGCTAAATTTTTAGAACAAAAAAATATCTTTTTAAAAGAAATCTGTCCAACTTTAAAAGCTTGTTTTGTTACTTCGGAAATGCTTTTTGAAATGGATAAAATACTATTGGAAAAACAATTTGGAATTCCAATTATCAGCGAATACGGCGCTTCTGAATTGGATTTAATTGCTTTTGAAAATCCTCAGGGCGAATGGCAGGTAAATGCCGAAACACTTTTTGTAGAAATTTTAGATGAAAATAATAATCCTGTTCCACATGGAACAGAAGGAAAAATTGTGATTACTTCTTTATTCAATAAAGCGAATCCTTTTATAAGATATGAAATTGGCGACATTGGAATTTTGGACGAAAAAAGTACTCCGCAAAAACCAATTCTAAAAAAACTCATTGGAAGAACCAATGACGTTGCCATTTTACCTAGCGGAAAAAAATCGCCGGGTTTGACTTTCTATTACGTAACCAAAAGCATAATTGAAGACGATGGAAACGTAAAAGAATTCATCATCAAACAAACTAAAATAGATACTTTTGAAATTGAATATGTTGCTGAAAAAGAGTTAGTTTCAAAACAAATTCAAAAAATAAAAGAAGCTATCGATTTATATTTAGAACCTAATTTAAACTTTACTTTTACTAGAAAATCTGTTTTAGAAAGAACCAATCGTGGAAAACTCAAACAGTTTAAATCTTATTTAATAATATAA
- a CDS encoding ORF6N domain-containing protein produces the protein MSDHSLLSEETISNKIYFIRGQKVMLDRDLALLYGIETKRLKEQVKRNLNRFPIDFMFQLTKIEFENWRSQFATSNSEKMGLRHTPMAFTEHGVLMLSSILKSDKAIQTNIQIMRIFTKVRQMLLDTTEIKVDILQIQKKLENHDKNIELVFSYLDELTEKKENEPERVKIGYKK, from the coding sequence ATGAGCGATCATTCTCTGCTTTCAGAAGAAACAATTTCTAATAAAATATATTTTATCCGGGGTCAAAAAGTGATGCTTGATCGTGACCTGGCTTTACTTTATGGAATAGAAACAAAACGATTAAAAGAACAAGTAAAAAGAAATTTAAATCGCTTTCCAATAGACTTTATGTTTCAACTTACCAAAATAGAATTTGAAAATTGGAGGTCGCAATTTGCGACCTCCAATTCTGAAAAGATGGGTTTGAGACATACTCCAATGGCATTCACAGAACATGGTGTTTTAATGTTGTCAAGCATTCTAAAAAGTGACAAAGCCATTCAAACCAACATTCAAATTATGCGAATTTTCACGAAAGTGAGGCAAATGCTTTTAGATACAACTGAAATTAAAGTTGATATTTTGCAGATTCAAAAGAAGTTAGAGAATCATGATAAAAATATAGAACTGGTTTTCTCTTATTTAGATGAGTTAACCGAGAAAAAAGAAAATGAACCTGAAAGAGTGAAAATTGGTTACAAAAAATAA
- a CDS encoding twin-arginine translocase TatA/TatE family subunit — MGRLGLTEILVIVGIVILLFGGKKIPELMKGLGSGIKEFKNAAKDDQPAPAKKQEEEQK, encoded by the coding sequence ATGGGAAGATTAGGTCTTACAGAAATCCTTGTTATAGTAGGTATTGTGATATTACTTTTTGGAGGTAAAAAAATTCCAGAATTAATGAAAGGTTTAGGAAGCGGTATTAAAGAATTTAAAAACGCTGCTAAAGACGATCAACCTGCGCCTGCTAAAAAACAAGAAGAAGAACAAAAATAG
- a CDS encoding glycosyltransferase yields the protein MKVVHVIEALGGGVYTYFRDLSTFFGNDEIAKNIDTTIIYSGNRKEIDPHKIKSEFSNGVNLIQVNMVRELSPLKDLKSVYKLIKELKRINPDVIHLHSSKAGVLGRIAYFFLFKKKKLFYTPHGYSFLRKDISNPVRKIYWLIEKNFQRLFGGTTVACGDTEFEIAKEIGQSKLVRNGIDSENVREFFIEPKNEKLTIGIMARITAARNPDLFNQIALRFPDFNFVWIGNGELISSITAPNIKITGWLFDRKMALRELNNIDIYLQTSVWEGLPIAVLEAMAMQKPVIATNIIGNKDAVFHNKTGFLFNEITELDHYFDILKDPETRKQFGENALERCLDLFNKNKNFKDLIAIYRE from the coding sequence TTGAAAGTTGTACATGTTATTGAAGCTCTTGGCGGAGGCGTTTATACTTATTTTAGAGATTTATCAACTTTCTTTGGAAATGATGAAATAGCTAAAAATATTGACACCACAATTATTTACAGCGGAAACCGAAAAGAAATTGACCCACATAAAATAAAATCTGAGTTCTCTAATGGAGTAAATCTAATTCAGGTTAACATGGTTCGGGAATTATCCCCTTTAAAAGATTTAAAATCAGTTTACAAACTTATTAAAGAGCTTAAAAGGATAAATCCAGATGTTATTCATCTTCATTCTTCAAAAGCTGGCGTTTTAGGCAGGATTGCTTATTTTTTCTTATTCAAAAAAAAGAAACTTTTTTATACGCCGCACGGATATTCGTTTTTAAGAAAAGATATCTCAAATCCCGTTCGTAAAATTTATTGGTTAATTGAAAAGAATTTTCAAAGATTATTTGGAGGAACAACTGTTGCTTGTGGAGATACTGAATTTGAAATTGCTAAAGAAATTGGTCAATCAAAATTGGTTCGAAACGGAATTGACAGCGAAAATGTTCGGGAATTTTTTATTGAACCCAAAAATGAAAAATTAACTATTGGTATTATGGCCAGAATTACGGCCGCCAGAAACCCTGATTTATTTAATCAAATTGCTTTAAGATTTCCGGATTTTAATTTTGTATGGATTGGAAATGGTGAATTAATATCTTCAATTACAGCTCCAAACATAAAAATTACAGGCTGGCTTTTTGATCGAAAAATGGCTTTAAGAGAGCTTAATAACATCGACATTTATCTGCAGACTTCTGTTTGGGAAGGATTGCCTATTGCAGTTTTGGAGGCAATGGCAATGCAAAAACCTGTAATTGCTACCAATATTATTGGAAATAAAGATGCCGTTTTTCATAATAAAACCGGTTTTTTATTTAACGAAATTACGGAACTTGACCATTATTTTGATATTCTGAAAGATCCTGAAACGAGAAAACAGTTTGGAGAAAATGCCCTTGAAAGATGCCTTGATTTATTTAATAAAAACAAAAATTTTAAGGATCTAATTGCTATTTACCGAGAGTAA